Part of the Bacteroides sp. genome is shown below.
CACCACCTGCCCGTGAAACCATGGACTCGCAGCATCAAAAGGAGCATTTCCTAACCAAACACCATAAAAAACACTGTCAATTAGGTTTCCTATAGCCCCGCCCAGGATCATGGCAATACAGACAATGTATCCTACATGCGCTTTTTTATCGATCAGGGAATATAAATAATATCCGATGCCAAACATGGCTATCAGCCGGAAACTGGTAAGGATTAGTTTGCCATATTCCGAACCGAGTTGCATCCCAAAGGCCATTCCGGGATTGGTGGTATAATGAAGTTTGAACCAGTCTCCAAAAACCTTGATCTGACCGGCGGTGCCAAAATCCATCCCGTAGTGAACCATCATTTTTACCACCTGATCAATTACGATCACCAATAAGGTAATACCAAAATACTTCCAATATTTCATAAGTTATACTTTCTCTACTTTAACGGCGAGTTCAAACTCATCCATGTCCAGTACGGTGGAATTATTACTATTGCCATCAAGGCTTAAGGCTAGCGCCTGGGTTTCTGTTTTGATATATTCAGAGAAATGGTCCAAAGCCTGGTCTACCGTTTCATTCAGTGGTGCGATCTGAATATGAATTTTGTCCTGAACTTCCAGCCCCATGTCCTTGCGAAGGTTCTGTATTCGATTGACAAAATCTCTGGCAATCCCCTCTTCCTTTAGTGCGGTAGTTAAGGTAACATCCAGGGCTACAGTGATGCCATTATCGGTCGCTACAGACCAACCCGGGATATCCTGGGACTGAATCAGCACTTCGGCCAATTCCAGCATTTCTGTTTCCCCATCTATAGTGATGGCAGCCTTACCTTCTTTTTCAATTTGAGCGATTTCTTCCTTGCCCCATTGCTGAATAATTTGGCTGACCGCCTTCATTTTAGGCCCGAATCTTTTGCCCAGCAAGGCAAAATTAGGCTTGATGCTTTTTACCAAAATATCAGATGTGTCATCAATATAGTCAATTGATTTTACGTTAACTTCTGATTTGATTAAATCTTCCACGTGCTCAATAAAACCTCTGGTTTCCGCATTCAAAACCGGAATAAGCACCTTTTGAAGCGGTTGCCTCACCTTTAGCCTTTCCTTTTTCCTTAGCGAATGTACCAGAGAGGAAATATCCTGTGCCAATTGCATGCTGTTTTCAAGCGATGCATTGATTAGTTCATCATCTGATGGTTGCCAATCGGTCAAATGAACAGACAGTGGTTTGGCTTCCAGGCTTGAGGTGAGATTTTGGAACAGCCAATCGGCATAAAAAGGAGCTACCGGTGACATGAGTTTGGTAATGACCTCCAGGCATTCGTACAATGTCTCATAAGCTGCCTGCTTGTCTCTATTCATATCTCCTCTCCAGAACCTTTTTCTGG
Proteins encoded:
- a CDS encoding lipoprotein signal peptidase translates to MKYWKYFGITLLVIVIDQVVKMMVHYGMDFGTAGQIKVFGDWFKLHYTTNPGMAFGMQLGSEYGKLILTSFRLIAMFGIGYYLYSLIDKKAHVGYIVCIAMILGGAIGNLIDSVFYGVWLGNAPFDAASPWFHGQVVDMFYVDIWEGFIPDWVPLMGGSYTALWPIFNIADASIFVGVGIILVFQKRFFDEENKETKSKEDEEDEVQKQFIDENNSTA
- a CDS encoding DUF5915 domain-containing protein; this encodes ANANPWDNLKFDLEGVAEVQRKFFGTLTNTYSFFALYANLDAFAYDASAKIPVNERPELDQWILSKLQSLIKETGTAYENYDVTPATRSIMNFTVDQLSNWYVRLARKRFWRGDMNRDKQAAYETLYECLEVITKLMSPVAPFYADWLFQNLTSSLEAKPLSVHLTDWQPSDDELINASLENSMQLAQDISSLVHSLRKKERLKVRQPLQKVLIPVLNAETRGFIEHVEDLIKSEVNVKSIDYIDDTSDILVKSIKPNFALLGKRFGPKMKAVSQIIQQWGKEEIAQIEKEGKAAITIDGETEMLELAEVLIQSQDIPGWSVATDNGITVALDVTLTTALKEEGIARDFVNRIQNLRKDMGLEVQDKIHIQIAPLNETVDQALDHFSEYIKTETQALALSLDGNSNNSTVLDMDEFELAVKVEKV